Proteins from one Penicillium digitatum chromosome 2, complete sequence genomic window:
- a CDS encoding Di-copper centre-containing protein has protein sequence MRWFSSPLRDCAFPRDISVSRSRVFIYLGLAVTLLLLSYQLILDQAPIIGTNWTTGQGISVAGDNDHVVSDPTQPAEKELVLAAMQASNMSWVEEYLSDWKVNIYRADAKDGDVGLTVPVNKGNEAMVYLTYIVDRYRSLPEVSVFLHGGRYQWHVDNPLYDSVISISHLNFDFVQEAGYVNLRCAWSVGCPRELEPARYLRERPDDKGHPTAVEYPDRFMELFPRAEVPEVVGTPCCSQFALSKTKIYEQSLERYVRLQRWLMETDLEAGISGRILEYSWHMIFGKPAQYCLDRRECYCQTYRYCNMTDSDIQKQWVWRGLQLPKGWPEQSEPAE, from the exons ATGAGGTGGTTTTCTTCCCCGCTTCGGGATTGTGCGTTCCCCCGCGATATCAGTGTCTCACGGTCGCGGGTCTTCATCTATCTCGGTCTAGCAGTCACTTTACTGCTTCTATCATATCAGCTGATTCTCGACCAGGCTCCGATTATAGGCACAAACTGGACAACGGGTCAGGGTATCAGTGTGGCCGGCGATAATGACCACGTCGTTTCAGATCCTACACAACCCGCCGAGAAGGAGTTGGTTCTCGCCGCCATGCAGGCTAGCAATATGTCTTGGGTCGAGGAATATCTGTCGGACTGGAAGGTGAATATTTATCGTGCTGATGCGAAAGATGGAGACGTTGGCTTGACCGTGCCCGTAAATAAGGGCAATGAGGCGATGGTATATCTAAC CTATATTGTTGATCGCTACCGGTCTCTTCCTGAAGTATCGGTCTTCCTACACGGCGGCCGGTACCAATGGCATGTCGATAACCCGTTATATGATTCGGTCATCTCTATCTCCCATCTCAACTTCGACTTCGTCCAGGAGGCTGGTTATGTGAATCTACGCTGCGCCTGGAGTGTCGGCTGTCCCAGAGAACTTGAACCCGCTCGCTATCTCCGCGAGCGACCAGATGACAAGGGACATCCCACGGCGGTCGAGTATCCCGATCGGTTTATGGAGCTTTTTCCGCGCGCGGAGGTCCCGGAGGTTGTCGGGACGCCGTGTTGTAGTCAGTTTGCTTTGTCCAAGACGAAGATTTACGAGCAGAGTCTTGAGCGTTATGTTCGTTTGCAGCGGTGGTTAATGGAAACGGATTTGGAGGCGGGCATCAGTGGGCGCATTCTGGAGTATTCGTGGCACA TGATCTTTGGAAAACCGGCCCAATACTGTCTCGACCGACGTGAATGTTATTGCCAGACATACCGTTATTGTAACATGACCGATAGCGACATCCAGAAACAGTGGGTATGGCGCGGTTTACAGCTGCCCAAAGGATGGCCAGAACAGAGCGAACCCGCGGAATAG
- a CDS encoding Putative F-box domain protein produces MGLFDKLRRSSRRSSRRSNQETTDPPSPRANVPARDYTKQLPRPVLARIFSFVCPHATDNTYETSEESANDGCMLCDMRDLAYCSLVNKRWFSDARALLYTHVRIDPVHYCELEIELAARRKRRSFLNRNGDPIDAPQVRLELFMRTVRESQGLGNMVVSLRMPYMTREANKANVARTISVLPNLRFVDLPAGLYSDETSCLSLKQELMARCPELRRMAYRQGAEGSFARLAGSQLWVNLEVLELSGVHMEASTLRAGLGSFPHLRELTLENLDWLDDSAFAVNVPLPPFPPVQSLTLRDTPHVTASGLAAFLSTPANRATLGSLVLSSTGVAPSKLHCILSGAPRLESLSVIQEVSRSFPMGQIPPLASRSLHLLHYELTSQTETHGMPPVVSSYYSYLISCLVSRTLPALRDLYVRDSSFPDTLLLMPPPRLFGGGENGPQMRGGLSQPLNVYSKGLDEFEWNFTPYDPIPAPGRRDSTTRPVSLHEAQLNRSWGGDARKSVLVGNGFGGFLAIPADEERPMSSQGHARRSSKQDMWR; encoded by the exons ATGGGCCTTTTTGACAAGCTACGGCGAAGCTCACGACGAAGCTCACGACGAAGTAACCAAGAAACGACCGACCCACCATCGCCCCGCGCTAACGTGCCCGCCCGAGATTACACCAAACAGCTACCGCGACCAGTTTTGGCACGCATTTTCTCCTTTGTTTGTCCTCACGCCACGGATAATACCTATGAAACCTCCGAGGAATCTGCCAACGATGGCTGTATGCTATGCGATATGCGTGACCTGGCATACTGTAGTCTCGTGAACAAGCGGTGGTTTTCCGATGCGCGCGCGCTTCT TTATACCCACGTCCGAATCGACCCTGTTCATTACTGCGAACTCGAAATCGAATTAGCTGCCAGGCGAAAACGCCGTTCATTCTTGAATCGCAATGGTGATCCCATCGATGCCCCCCAAGTCCGTCTGGAACTATTTATGCGAACAGTACGAGAATCCCAGGGGTTAGGGAATATGGTGGTGTCCCTCCGAATGCCATACATGACCCGCGAGGCCAACAAAGCCAACGTGGCCCGGACGATTTCCGTCCTTCCTAATCTCCGCTTTGTTGATCTGCCGGCGGGTTTGTACAGCGACGAGACATCGTGTCTATCCTTGAAACAGGAGTTGATGGCCCGATGCCCTGAGCTGCGTCGGATGGCCTATCGCCAAGGTGCCGAGGGCAGTTTTGCACGTCTTGCCGGATCCCAGCTATGGGTGAATTTGGAGGTGCTGGAGCTATCTGGAGTTCACATGGAGGCTAGCACTCTGCGCGCCGGTCTCGGATCATTCCCCCATCTTCGGGAGCTCACACTCGAAAATCTCGATTGGCTTGACGACTCTGCATTTGCAGTCAACGTGCCTCTGCCGCCATTCCCTCCCGTTCAGTCTCTTACACTTCGCGATACCCCTCATGTCACCGCGAGCGGGCTTGCCGCGTTCCTTTCCACTCCAGCGAACCGAGCGACTTTGGGATCTTTGGTATTATCTTCTACCGGCGTTGCTCCGTCGAAACTACACTGCATTCTTTCCGGCGCTCCGCGACTGGAGAGTCTTTCTGTCATTCAGGAGGTGTCTCGCTCATTCCCCATGGGGCAGATTCCTCCCCTGGCATCGAGATCGCTGCATCTCCTGCATTATGAACTCACATCCCAAACCGAGACTCACGGCATGCCACCAGTGGTATCCTCATACTATTCCTATCTTATCTCGTGTTTGGTGTCCCGAACCTTACCGGCCCTTCGAGACTTGTATGTTCGTGATTCCTCATTCCCAGACACCCTTCTGCTCATGCCTCCACCACGACTCTTTGGCGGGGGTGAAAATGGGCCGCAAATGCGAGGCGGGCTTTCGCAGCCCCTCAACGTGTACAGCAAGGGCTTGGATGAGTTTGAGTGGAATTTCACCCCGTACGATCCAATCCCGGCACCGGGACGCCGCGACTCAACCACGCGCCCGGTAAGCTTGCATGAAGCCCAGTTGAACCGGTCTTGGGGAGGTGATGCGCGCAAGAGCGTGCTCGTCGGGAACGGGTTCGGTGGGTTCCTGGCGATTCCGGCTGATGAAGAGCGACCGATGAGTAGTCAGGGCCACGCCAGGCGATCGAGTAAACAGGATATGTGGCGGTGA
- a CDS encoding Glutathione-dependent formaldehyde-activating enzyme/centromere protein V has translation MADINQSTSEGHWKHLPPYEGPSDEQFGLLKWRGKCFCGKITYLLKREKPLIAKYCHCRVCQVTHGAPLQWAAIFHKDDIAFPNGVSGLRFYSSTHNRPDHVLPTKVSCANCRTPIMDEGRNMCLIFPQLIELAGSSLEQREKTEAFKPTCHIFYQSRTLDLPDGLPKWSGMENASDRMDDHGHRIGVEQ, from the exons ATGGCTGACATCAATC AATCCACCTCCGAAGGACACTGGAAGCACCTGCCACCCTATGAAGGACCATCGGATGAGCAATTCGGTCTACTCAAATGGCGGGGAAAGTGTTTCTGTGGCAAGATCACCTATCTCTTGAAGCGAGAGAAACCACTCATTGCCAAATACTGCCATTGTCGCGTGTGCCAGGTGACCCATGGAGCTCCCCTTCAGTGGGCGGCGATTTTCCACAAGGACGATATCGCATTTCCCAATGGCGTGAGTGGCTTGCGATTTTACTCTTCTACCCACAATCGTCCGGACCATGTGTTGCCGACCAAGGTGTCCTGTGCCAATTGCCGAACACCGATCATGGATGAAGGCCGGAATATGTGCTTGATCTTCCCTCAATTGATTGAGCTGGCGGGATCGAGTCTGGAGCAAAGAGAGAAGACGGAGGCTTTCAAGCCGAC ATGTCATATCTTCTACCAGTCACGCACGCTAGATCTTCCCGATGGCCTTCCCAAATGGAGCGGAATGGAGAATGCTAGTGACCGGATGGACGACCACGGTCACCGGATCGGAGTCGAGCAGTGA
- a CDS encoding kinase-like domain-containing protein, which produces MPPKDYHVGPRFPGLPDGDEDLSPEQQKQATNDNELASRSKYYEMSSLASNKSVYEALKLDRRLWEPFTCCQLFFHGSLAFIPGLGLTGPPGVTAPLMMTENECQKQYEQKVQYEYRLYLWDLVKSQLCIDRAGCVPNNRWEAT; this is translated from the coding sequence ATGCCACCTAAAGACTATCATGTGGGACCTCGCTTCCCGGGGTTGCCAGATGGTGACGAGGACCTGAGTCCCGAGCAACAGAAACAGGCCACCAACGACAACGAGCTGGCATCGAGGTCCAAATACTACGAGATGTCCAGTCTTGCATCTAATAAGAGCGTCTATGAGGCCTTGAAGCTGGACCGCAGATTGTGGGAGCCTTTCACATGTTGCCAGCTATTCTTCCACGGTAGCTTGGCGTTTATTCCAGGACTGGGCCTCACTGGGCCTCCCGGGGTAACTGCCCCTCTTATGATGACAGAGAATGAATGTCAAAAACAGTATGAACAAAAAGTGCAATACGAATACAGGCTTTATCTGTGGGATCTCGTGAAGAGCCAGCTTTGCATCGACAGGGCCGGCTGCGTTCCAAATAACAGATGGGAGGCAACCTAA
- a CDS encoding Metallo-beta-lactamase superfamily protein, with product MSSPVPAALLVSAAVPAFKCPAGTKMHILNLGTLQADESWIFRGGNTSSLSNPNPVNKRRDLVVLAALIEYPGVGLILYETGCAEDLEVKWPAPVTDVFPRVEYSDKHKLPNAIKATGNDIKDVKAVIIGHLHLDHAGGLEHFANTEVPIYVHEEEFKHACWAIATGADLGVYLAHYMLLEELKWNTFNESQLDLFQGITLHHSPGHTPGLCIMQVNLANDGSFIWTTDQFHVAENYELGHPHGGLARDHNAWYRSLNMIRRLQRLYNATLIFGHDKEVAFRLIDAKPYYE from the exons ATGAGTTCCCCCGTCCCCGCTGCACTGCTGGTATCTGCAGCGGTCCCAGCATTCAAGTGTCCTGCTGGGACCAAGATGCATATTCTCAACTTGGGTACTCTCCAAGCAGATGAATCATG GATTTTCCGAGGGGGCAATACAAGTTCCTTGAGCAACCCTAATCCAGTGAACAAACGTCGAGATTTAGTGGTCCTGGCCGCTCTCATTGAATACCCGGGAGTTGGCCTGATTCTTTATGAGACTGGCTGTGCTGAGGACCTAGAAGTG AAATGGCCAGCGCCAGTCACGGATGTCTTTCCACGAGTAGAATACTCAGACAAGCACAAGCTCCCAAATGCTATCAAAGCCACTGGGAACGATATCAAAGATGTGAAAGCGGTCATCATTGGACATCTGCATCTTGATCATGCCGGAGGACTTGAGCATTTTGCAAACACAGAGGTCCCAATCTATGTCCACGAAGAAGAATTCAAGCACGCATGTTGGGCGATCGCAACCGGGGCGGACTTGGGCGTCTACCTGGCGCACTACATGCTGCTCGAAGAGCTCAAGTGGAATACCTTCAACGAGTCACAGCTTGACCTTTTCCAAGGCATCACTCTCCACCATTCACCTGGTCACACTCCTGGACTATGCATCATGCAAGTCAATCTTGCCAACGACGGGTCATTTATTTGGACCACGGATCAGTTCCACGTTGCAGAGAATTATGAGCTGGGCCATCCCCACGGAGGCCTAGCTCGGGATCACAATGCATGGTATCGCAGCCTTAACATGATCCGCCGACTTCAAAGACTATACAACGCAACGTTGATCTTCGGTCATGACAAGGAAGTTGCGTTCAGGCTTATCGATGCAAAGCCGTACTATGAGTGA